The region GATTCCGGTGTGGGCACCGCCGGATGAGAAGGGCTGCGATGACCTGTTTAAACATCCTGGTTTGCTGGATTTCCGTTCTGCCCTCACGCCTTTCGTCCCTCATAGCTTTGGTGCGTTGCAGGTAACACCTCTACCGCTGCAGCACTCAAAACTCACTTATGGTTACCTGTTCGACTGGCAGGGTACGCGTCTCGCCTGGCTTTGTGATACCTGTGGATTGCCACCTGACACTGCAGATTTTCTTCACGGTCAACCGCTGGATCAACTGGTGATTGACTGCAATGACCCGCCACGAGAAAGCGTACGCAATCATAACGATGTGACGCGCGCATTGCAGATTATTGAACAGCTGGCACCGCGCCAGGCGTGGCTTATCCACCTCAGTCATGAGATGGATGGCTGGTTGCTTAATAATCGCTTACCTGACAATGTGCTGGCGGCCACCGACGGCCAGACGATTACGGTCGGCTCCTCACTCAGTGTCACTGTTTAATCATTTAACTGTCATTAAGTCTTCATCGGATTTGCCCGTAATAACGGGCAATCAAGACCTCAGAGAGATGGAGTGCAACATGGCACAGGCATTACTGAAAACCGTTATCGACAATCCTTATGTTCCGCACGCCGGGCAAGGCAACAAGGTGCTGTCGGTGCAGGGACTGTGCAAGGCGTACGGCGAAAACCGCGTACTGGATAATGTCAGCTTCGATCTGCATGCGGGCGAGCTGGTGGCCGTGATTGGTCGCTCAGGCGCAGGCAAATCGACACTGTTACATATGCTGAATGGCACCATCAGTGCTTCGCAGGGTGCGATTCTCAGTAATCGTCAGGGTGAAGCCGATCATGATGTGGTGACGCTCAATAGCCGCCAGATGCGCGAATGGCGCAGCGAATGCGGCATGATTTTCCAGGATTTCTGTCTGGTGCCGCGTCTGGATGTACTGACCAACGTACTGCTGGGGCGGCTGAGCCAGACTTCAACACTGAAATCGTTCTTCAAAGTGTTCTCCGAAGCGGACCGCGCGCAGGCGATTGAGCTGCTGCAGTGGATGAACATGCTGCCGCAGGCGCTGCAGCGTGCGGAGAACCTGTCAGGTGGGCAGATGCAGCGCGTGGCGATTTGCCGTGCGCTGATGCAAAACCCGCGCATTCTGCTGGCAGATGAGCCGGTGGCCTCACTCGATCCGAAAAACACCAAACGCATCATGGATGTGCTGCGTCAGGTGAGTGAGCAGGGCATCAGCGTCATGGTGAACCTGCACTCGATTGAACTGGTGAAGCAGTACTGCACCCGTGTTATCGGCATTCAGCGCGGTAAAGTGCTGTTTGACGGACATCCTTCTCAGTTGACCGATGGCTTGCTGCATGAGCTGTACGGCGACGAAATTAACCAGCTCCACTAACTTCCACGGCAAGAGAAAAAACACGAATGAAACTGACCTCTTTAGCTTTATTGACTGTTGCAATGACTTTTGGCGTTAACGCAGCGGATGCACCAAAAGAATTGAACCTCGGGATTTTGGGTGGACAGAACGCCACTCAGCAGATCGGCGATAACCAGTGCGTGAAAGATTTCTTCGACAAAGAGCTGAACGTCGATACCAAAATGCGCAACTCGTCTGACTACTCAGGCGTGATTCAGGGCCTGCTGGGTAACAAAATTGATATGGTGCTGAGCATGTCTCCAGCATCTTATGCGTCGGTTTATCTGCAGAACCCGAAAGCGGTTGACGTGGTCGGCATCGTGGTGGATGACAAAGACGGATCACAGGGTTATCACTCTGTGGTGATCGTGAAAGCAGACAGCCCGTACAAAAAGCTGGAAGACCTGAAAGGCAAATCCTTTGGTATGGCCGATCCGGATTCAACTTCTGGCTTCCTGATGCCAAACCAGGCGTTCAAGAAAGAGTTTGGTGGCACGGTTGACGACAAGTACAACAACACCTTCTCCAGCGTGACCTTCTCTGGCGGCCACGAGCAGGACATCCTGGGTGTGCTGAACGGTCAGTTTGAAGGTGCTGTAACCTGGACTTCAATGATCGGCGATTATGACAAGGGTTATACCTCTGGTGCCTTTGGCCGCATGATGCGTATGGACCAGCCTGACCTGATGAAGAAAATCCGCATCATCTGGCAGTCGCCGCTGATCCCGAACGGTCCAATCCTGGTGAGCAACAACTTGCCCGCTGACTTCAAACAGAAGCTGGTGGCTGCGATCAAGAAGCTGGATAAAGAAGACCACAGTTGCTTTGTTAAAGCGGTGGGCGGTGCTCAGCACATCGGCCCGGCAACCGTTGCCGATTATCAGAACATCATCGATATGAAACGTGATTTGATGAAAGGTTCACGCGGTTAATGAACCTGCGGGGCAGGTGTGCTGGCAAAGCATACCTGCCTGATGCGCTTGCAGCAAACCGTAGCGGCGCGATGAATCGCGTGGTTTTGACCCGCAGATGAGCGGGTATCAGTGTGCAATGAATCGTGCCGCTATACCGTTGTGCCACGCAATATTACCTCCAATACAGGACATCCCCCTTGACCGATTTCGAACACTACTACCAACGCATCCGTCGTCAGCAAAAACGCGACACTGTGCTCTGGTCGCTGCTGTTGGTGGCGCTCTACCTCGCTGCGGGCAAGATGGCGGAATTCAATCTGGTCACCGTCTGGCAATCACTGCCACACTTTTTTGATTACATCGGCGAAACCGTGCCGGTGTTGCATTGGTCGGTGTTGTTCGCAGATGTCAAAACCGAAGGCTCGCTGGCCTACTGGGGCTACCGCCTGCATTTCCAGCTGCCGCTGATTTGGGAAACTTTGCAGCTGGCGCTGTCGTCGACCATCGTTGCCGTGATGATCGCTGGGGTACTGGCGTTTTTCGCCGCCGACAACACCCAAACGCCGCGCAGCCTACGCTTTGCGATCCGTGCCTTTGTCGCTTTCCTGCGCACCATGCCTGAACTGGCGTGGGCGGTGATGTTCGTCATGGCGTTTGGCATTGGGGCGATTCCCGGCTTCCTCGCACTGGCGCTGCACACCGTGGGAAGCCTGACCAAACTGTTTTATGAATCGATTGAGAGCGCTTCGGACAAACCGGTGCGCGGCCTCGCGGCCTGCGGCGCCACCAAATTACAGCGCATGCGCTTCGCCTTCTGGCCACAGGTGAAACCGACGTTTCTCTCCTACAGCTTTATGCGCCTTGAAGTGAACTTCCGTTCTTCCACCATCCTCGGATTGGTCGGTGCGGGCGGTATCGGCCAGGAGCTGATGACCAACATCAAACTGGACCGTTACGATCAGGTCAGTATTACGCTGCTGCTGATCATTGTGGTGGTTTCGCTGCTGGATACGGTATCCGGCTGGTTGCGCCGTCGCGTGGTGGAAGGGGATATCAAATGATCGCATTAGCACCGGATGTGGCGAAACTGAAGCAGGAACATCCTGCACTGTTCGCCGCCCAAAACCGTTATCTGCGCCGGGTGGCTGGCGTTGCACTTGCCATCGCGCTCTATTACCTGTTCTTCTTTGAGTTCTTTGGCATTGAGTGGAGCCGAGTCATTATCGGTTGCGAGCAACTAGGGCGTTACTTCCTGCGCATGTTCGTTTGGCAAGACTTTATGAATTGGCCATTTGGCTATTATTTCTCGCAGATTGGCATAACGCTGGCGATAGTATTTGCCGGGACATTGACTGCATCGCTGATCGCGTTGCCAGTGTCGTTCCTTGCGGCGCGTAACGTGATGCACGATCCCATTGCCCGTCCGATCTCCTTAGTGGTGCGCCGTTTGCTCGACATCCTGCGCGGTGTCGATATGGCCATCTGGGGCCTGATCTTTGTGCGTGCGGTTGGCATGGGGCCGTTGGCGGGCGTACTGGCGATTGTGGTTCAGGATGTAGGCTTGCTGGGTAAACTGTATGCGGAAGGGCATGAAGCGGTTGAACGTTCGCCAAGCCGTGGTTTAGGTGCGGTGGGGGCCAATAGTCTGCAGAAACATCGCTTTGGCATCTTTACCCAATCCTTTCCGACCTTCCTGGCGTTGAGCCTGTACCAGATTGAATCCAATACCCGTTCGGCGGCGGTACTTGGCTTTGTCGGGGCAGGTGGCGTCGGCCTGGTGTATGCCGAGAACATGCGTCTGTGGAACTGGGATGTGGTGATGTTCCTGACCATCCTTCTGGTCGGCGTGGTGATGATTATGGATGTCATCTCCAGCAAATTGCGTAAATGCTACATCACGGGGAAACCGTTGCCGCTGTGGCAGCCTGCCGTGCGCGATTAAGCCGTTCACTGCGTTGCCAGGCGCGCTCCAGCGCCTGCGCCAACTGCACCTGTTGCCAGGGTTTTGCCAGCCGTTCACACAGCGGCAAAGTGACCTGACTTTGACGCAAATCCTGACCGCTAATCAGCAGCGTGGCCAATTCCGGCCACTGCTGTTGTGCCTGACGAATCACATCTGCGCCGTTTAACGCCCCGGGTAACATCAAATCACTGATCAGTAACTCAATGTCTGGCGTCTGCCGCAGCAGCGTTAACGCGGATTCGCCATCGTCACACTCTAATGTGAGATAGCCGAGCTGATGCAAGTGCTCACACAATGTCTGCCTGACGGCGGGTTCATCATCCAGGACCAACACCAGACGGTCGCTGCTGGCAACTGGCGTGAATTCCGGCAGCGCCGGTGCAGACTGGGCCGCTTCCGGTGCACGCGGCAGTAACAGGCGCACGGTGGTGCCCTGGCCGGGGGCGGTTTCCACCTCGATCTGCCCGCCAGATTGACGCACAAATCCATACACCATCGACAGCCCAAGTCCACTGCCGCTGCCGGTCTCTTTGGTGGTGAAAAATGGCTCAAACACCTGTTCTCGCACCTCGGCTGACATGCCGCAGCCGTGATCGATAACTTCAATGGTCACGCGATCGCGTTTGCCATCCGCCTCCTGCATTCGCTGATTCCAGATGCGCAGGCGAATTTCCCCGCTTTGTTTCTCCATGGCATCGCGCGCATTGACCACCAGATTCATCAGCGCATTTTC is a window of Pantoea rwandensis DNA encoding:
- the phnE gene encoding phosphonate ABC transporter, permease protein PhnE, whose product is MIALAPDVAKLKQEHPALFAAQNRYLRRVAGVALAIALYYLFFFEFFGIEWSRVIIGCEQLGRYFLRMFVWQDFMNWPFGYYFSQIGITLAIVFAGTLTASLIALPVSFLAARNVMHDPIARPISLVVRRLLDILRGVDMAIWGLIFVRAVGMGPLAGVLAIVVQDVGLLGKLYAEGHEAVERSPSRGLGAVGANSLQKHRFGIFTQSFPTFLALSLYQIESNTRSAAVLGFVGAGGVGLVYAENMRLWNWDVVMFLTILLVGVVMIMDVISSKLRKCYITGKPLPLWQPAVRD
- the phnD gene encoding phosphonate ABC transporter substrate-binding protein is translated as MKLTSLALLTVAMTFGVNAADAPKELNLGILGGQNATQQIGDNQCVKDFFDKELNVDTKMRNSSDYSGVIQGLLGNKIDMVLSMSPASYASVYLQNPKAVDVVGIVVDDKDGSQGYHSVVIVKADSPYKKLEDLKGKSFGMADPDSTSGFLMPNQAFKKEFGGTVDDKYNNTFSSVTFSGGHEQDILGVLNGQFEGAVTWTSMIGDYDKGYTSGAFGRMMRMDQPDLMKKIRIIWQSPLIPNGPILVSNNLPADFKQKLVAAIKKLDKEDHSCFVKAVGGAQHIGPATVADYQNIIDMKRDLMKGSRG
- the phnC gene encoding phosphonate ABC transporter ATP-binding protein — protein: MAQALLKTVIDNPYVPHAGQGNKVLSVQGLCKAYGENRVLDNVSFDLHAGELVAVIGRSGAGKSTLLHMLNGTISASQGAILSNRQGEADHDVVTLNSRQMREWRSECGMIFQDFCLVPRLDVLTNVLLGRLSQTSTLKSFFKVFSEADRAQAIELLQWMNMLPQALQRAENLSGGQMQRVAICRALMQNPRILLADEPVASLDPKNTKRIMDVLRQVSEQGISVMVNLHSIELVKQYCTRVIGIQRGKVLFDGHPSQLTDGLLHELYGDEINQLH
- the phnP gene encoding phosphonate metabolism protein PhnP produces the protein MKLTFLGTGGVQSAPLFGCDCHACERARLEPRRARAATSALIDTGSERILLDAGRHDLHQRFRPGELSRILLTHFHMDHVAGLFSLRWGLGQQIPVWAPPDEKGCDDLFKHPGLLDFRSALTPFVPHSFGALQVTPLPLQHSKLTYGYLFDWQGTRLAWLCDTCGLPPDTADFLHGQPLDQLVIDCNDPPRESVRNHNDVTRALQIIEQLAPRQAWLIHLSHEMDGWLLNNRLPDNVLAATDGQTITVGSSLSVTV
- the phnE gene encoding phosphonate ABC transporter, permease protein PhnE; the encoded protein is MTDFEHYYQRIRRQQKRDTVLWSLLLVALYLAAGKMAEFNLVTVWQSLPHFFDYIGETVPVLHWSVLFADVKTEGSLAYWGYRLHFQLPLIWETLQLALSSTIVAVMIAGVLAFFAADNTQTPRSLRFAIRAFVAFLRTMPELAWAVMFVMAFGIGAIPGFLALALHTVGSLTKLFYESIESASDKPVRGLAACGATKLQRMRFAFWPQVKPTFLSYSFMRLEVNFRSSTILGLVGAGGIGQELMTNIKLDRYDQVSITLLLIIVVVSLLDTVSGWLRRRVVEGDIK